The following coding sequences lie in one Lolium perenne isolate Kyuss_39 chromosome 2, Kyuss_2.0, whole genome shotgun sequence genomic window:
- the LOC127331133 gene encoding UDP-glucosyltransferase UGT13248-like, translated as MDSPDTTVQLTGGGGRVLLLPFPGMQGHANPMLQLGRRLAYHGLRPTLVLTRHVLSTTAPKDCPFPVAAISDGFDAGGIASCPDTAEYLRRMEAAGSDTLARLLLADDDVRVRVLVYDSHLPWARRVAREAGVAAAAFMTQMCAVDVVYGEARAGRVALPLADGSALRRRGVLSVDLGPEDVPPFVAKPEWYPAFTDSALGQFDELDQADDVLVNSFRDLEPTEADYMESRWRARTVGPTLPSFYLDDDRLPLNKSYGFNLVSSTAPCMAWLDNQAPCSVVLASYGTVANLNTAQIEELGYGLCNSAQPFLWVLRPSEAQKLTEEVRDNCKQKGLIVPWCPQLEVLAHKAIGCFLTHCGWNSTTEAITAGVPMVAMPRSADQPTNARYVEKAWKIGVRMRANEKGYVTREEVDGCIKEVMGGERKEEYRANAKKFMKMAKEAMQEGGSSDKNIADFAAMYLPN; from the exons ATGGATAGCCCAGACACCACCGTCCAGctcaccggcggcggcgggcgcgtgCTGCTGCTGCCGTTCCCGGGGATGCAGGGCCACGCCAACCCGATGCTGCAGCTCGGCCGCCGCCTCGCCTACCACGGCCTCCGCCCCACGCTCGTCCTCACCCGCCACGTCCTCTCCACCACCGCTCCCAAAGACTGCCCATTCCCCGTGGCCGCCATCTCAGACGGTTTCGACGCCGGCGGGATCGCCTCCTGCCCCGACACCGCGGAGTACCTGCGCCGGATGGAGGCCGCCGGGTCGGACACGCTGGCGCGGCTCCTGCTCGCCGACGACGACGTGCGCGTGCGCGTGCTCGTGTACGACTCGCACTTGCCCTGGGCACGGCGGGTGGCGCGGGAAGCCGGCGTGGCCGCGGCCGCGTTCATGACGCAGATGTGCGCGGTGGACGTGGTCTACGGCGAGGCGCGCGCGGGGCGGGTCGCGCTGCCGCTGGCGGACGGGAGCGCGCTGCGTCGCCGGGGTGTGCTCAGCGTGGACCTTGGGCCCGAGGACGTGCCGCCGTTCGTGGCCAAGCCGGAGTGGTACCCGGCGTTCACGGACTCAGCTCTCGGGCAGTTCGACGAGCTGGACCAGGCCGACGACGTGCTCGTCAACTCCTTCCGCGACCTGGAACCCACG GAGGCAGATTACATGGAGTCAAGATGGCGCGCAAGGACCGTCGGCCCGACATTGCCATCGTTCTACCTAGACGATGATCGTCTGCCATTGAACAAGTCCTACGGTTTCAACCTCGTCTCCAGCACTGCTCCATGCATGGCATGGCTAGACAACCAGGCTCCTTGTTCCGTGGTCCTTGCATCCTATGGCACGGTCGCTAACCTCAACACGGCACAAATAGAAGAGCTAGGCTATGGATTGTGCAATTCTGCACAACCTTTCCTTTGGGTGTTGAG GCCAAGCGAGGCACAAAAGTTGACTGAAGAAGTACGAGACAACTGCAAGCAGAAGGGCTTAATTGTACCTTGGTGTCCCCAACTCGAGGTCTTGGCGCATAAAGCGATAG GTTGTTTCTTGACACACTGCGGATGGAACTCGACGACAGAAGCAATTACCGCCGGTGTGCCGATGGTGGCAATGCCACGGTCGGCAGACCAGCCAACCAATGCAAGGTATGTGGAGAAGGCATGGAAAATCGGCGTGCGGATGCGGGCCAATGAGAAAGGTTACGTCACCAGGGAGGAAGTGGATGGCTGCATCAAAGAGGTGATGGGTGGAGAGAGGAAGGAGGAGTACCGTGCAAACGCTAAAAAATTCATGAAGATGGCCAAAGAGGCAATGCAAGAGGGAGGGAGCTCCGACAAGAATATTGCTGACTTTGCAGCAATGTATTTACCGAATTAA